ACGCGGTGGAAACCGGAAGTGCCGAAAAAACGATGCAACGCCCCCTGCGCCTGCGGGTCACTGGCCGCCTGCAGCAGGACGTCCTGCAGCCGGTCACGCACCCGCGGGTCGAGGTCGGCGCGCACCATCTCCACCGCCCGTGGGTAGGGTTCGGTGCGCAGCAGCTCGCGGAAGTCGCGCCGGAATGCCGCTGGCACCCGTCGCTCGTCGTTCCAGTCCACGCTGCTCACCGCCCCCACCTCGACCACGCCCTTGTGCACGAACGTAGCGATGTTCAACTCGCTGCGCGCGAACACATACCCCACGCTGTCCCGGCCCGGCATGTCCCACGTACCCGCCAGGATCTGCGGTGACAACCCTTCCTGCAGCAGCGTCATCACCGGCACCAGGTAGGCACTGGTGGACGCCGTGTTCTGCAGCGCCAGGCGATGCCCGCGCAGGTCCTGGATCCGTTGGATCGGACTGTCGCGGCGCACGAAGAACACGGTCTGGTACTCACGAACGCCGTTGCGCTCGGTCAACAGCAGCGGGCGCGCACCACTGCGCTGGCCCAGTGCCACCGCCGTACCCGACGTTTCCGTGACCCAGTCGACCCGCCCCCGCCGCAGATAGCTGGCCATCTGCTGCGGGTCGCGCGCCATCAGGATCCGCCCCTCCTTGATGCCGACGTCGTGCATGCGTGCCACCACATAATCCAGCAACGGTTGCAGCTGCTCGTAATGGGCCTTGGGGTCATCGCTGATCCGGCCCAGCACCAGCACCGGGTCCGGTGCTGCATGCACTGCCCCGGCCAGCAGGATCATGACCAGGCTCAGCAGTCCCCTCTGCACTGCCCTTCGCAGACCCGACACAG
The sequence above is a segment of the Stenotrophomonas maltophilia genome. Coding sequences within it:
- a CDS encoding phosphate/phosphite/phosphonate ABC transporter substrate-binding protein; translation: MKPVSGLRRAVQRGLLSLVMILLAGAVHAAPDPVLVLGRISDDPKAHYEQLQPLLDYVVARMHDVGIKEGRILMARDPQQMASYLRRGRVDWVTETSGTAVALGQRSGARPLLLTERNGVREYQTVFFVRRDSPIQRIQDLRGHRLALQNTASTSAYLVPVMTLLQEGLSPQILAGTWDMPGRDSVGYVFARSELNIATFVHKGVVEVGAVSSVDWNDERRVPAAFRRDFRELLRTEPYPRAVEMVRADLDPRVRDRLQDVLLQAASDPQAQGALHRFFGTSGFHRVDAHAQQRLDELKQGLTRVRMEVE